One window of the Salvelinus fontinalis isolate EN_2023a chromosome 2, ASM2944872v1, whole genome shotgun sequence genome contains the following:
- the LOC129825858 gene encoding nucleosome-remodeling factor subunit BPTF-like isoform X8, translating into MRGKRGRPPKTLRMQEPSSEPERGLRPRRELRAKGRGSAEVDFESPKRGNNSSSRGRRKVGSSRGRGRGRGCGGRGTRGRRSIARSVVYDDHESDEDDDAVSLRSEEDELIEEETITDEEEEALNEESDPLEEILEEDDDASYCTESSFRSQSTHGSTPGRKRTRVHCPRSPIFEEKEIPPLELPRTSEDLMVPSEELLNVSSIYEVLRNFSTVLRLSPFRFEDFCAALVGQEQCTLMAETHTALLKAILREEDTSNTTFGPADLKDSVNSTLYFIDGMTWPEVVRAYCESDQEYHHVLPYQEVEDYPYGPLDSKIKVLQFLVDQFLTTNIAREELMSEGVVQYDDHCRVCHRLGDLLCCETCSAVYHLECVKPPLVEVPEDEWQCEICVAHKVPGVTDCVTEMQKSKPYIRQEPIGYDRHRRQYWFLNRRIIVEEDGEHEKKKIWYYSTKVQLGGLIECLDKEYWENDLCAVLEEMREEVHTHMDITEDLTNKARGNNKAFLTAANDEILERVHGRQERRAAEQAEKATTDTTKIEEETPTHCSPLPDHRELQDPESKEEASSQGKTGVALLYDKPVDSESHGEEDPSAQCQPTPTPPHPGDENSNSSHVSAPGVLRRPEEPNLADRSSQSSITSQDDTGEGNEIGNGEGSASGWTNNRIVTRLRNPDSKLSQQKTQGDGSPTPRDSKETSPPSSESEVARLGTVRKDLSVKGILNNFFKLGQEGKFRVYHNQFSTNTLGLNKHQHREDHDKRRHLSHKFSLTPAGDFKWNGSIHGSKVLTISTLRLTIIQLETNVPAPFLHPNWASHRTNWIKAVQMCSKAREFALALAIMECAIKPVVMLPVWKDALGHTRLHRMTSMEREEKEKGKKREKKLEDEETMQQATWVKYTIPIKHQVWKQKGEEYRVTGYGGWSWVSKTHVHRFVPRLPGNTNVNYRKALEAAKTGKENATSGPNKQKCLPKAPTSSETQAKEESTPITEEKDKEETSTMESSGSTSPGEGQTLKEKEEKNITEKVEEKKDDQVEEKTEDKMDVDPSPPDTCLSEEEGIVDSKCPPSLTDPAVKEEPGEEEEPKQEDSEAKPPVRPFNWDVVNVSEGFQLRTAYKKKVKTSKLDGLLERRVKQFTLEEKQRLERLKQQSALAKHTVSKEKVNTGTPTTIKASTADKLAVSTSLKAEGQADSVVKDTIVKRLDFDQEQPVKSQPSGETDNLDVRLGSTCKPQAAGATGPNLNTTGLANHESSVQGNGGDALSQTELNGGSQKSIDLNNKVNLTSLEPALGAPKPPRAEVTIAGENGRKHGYEETEQGNGQREIESMDVNQSKPHLVQVNGKDAVDTKAPVDSKMHLNLANKVDTKVMLQTLEGEIKTLPVKEPVKSIMNGTLSQDGLKVNNTVLATSPALAGVERKVVVSEPDYLPPQKVARLENNGDRVVDSVTSSLLGPPTGVPTVSNRTKSEPMEIGQTASNKITPFPIPTAEESSLSNNTIVNSSSSTGVLKTITQVTTTTTTTMSTESRTVQIAEVSSSTKPAVMPAAESSAVSTLTTMTKTTVTRVSSPTLEAAVSEETKTVVTAMLTDAKSGPSGSSVTSMTVSKEYSTRDRVRLLKFSRSKKTRSGTALPSYRKFVTKSSKKSIFVLPNDDLKKLVRRGGIREVPIFNYNAKPALDIWPYPSPRPTFGITWRYRLQTVKSLAGVSLMLRLLWACLRWDDMAVKPSPAVGTTRTESSETAITTTEIIKRRDVGPHGIRSEYCIRKIICPIGVTEAPKETPTPQRKGLRSSALRPKKPEPAKQTGPIVLETWVAEEELEIWEIRAFSERVEREKAQAADQAKVSRTLKTAEEAKAQLEAQLKHQRLAAQQKRLEQQKPGATTTSTPTSTPTTSASGTPASLTSQVTPGTKLVLATKLGTPVTFQQNKNFHQSFASWVKQGQGSPASTCSRATVANSMVTTSGQTFQISASPVTMAGQVITAKLSIPANSKIVTVNMPTTQGGMVQVQQNVLGIIPSSTPGNQRTYSSFQNRNATINIRPNTATSTTTQPVIATGAQIRPGMSVIRSPLQQGTTMGKTIIRTPLMMQQGILPASQQQVVTQIIRGQPVSTAVSSASPVQTSAGQRMLGAAPSPRPVTPAPGQSPSPSTPQGGRPQQGQVKLTLAQLTQLTQGAQGGNQGLTVVIQGQGQTTGQLQVIPQGVTVIPGPGQQLMQAAMPNGQVQRFLFTPGASAPAPTLATTASAAVTPVTATTTTPSVPALSQPPVQTPATSQAPAQPVQPPQQAIAHVQPPATSQAPAQPVQPPQQAIAHVQPPQQAIAHVQPPQQAIAHVQPPQQAIAHVQPPQQAIAHVQPPQQAIAHVQPPQQAIAHVQPPQQAIAHVQPPQQAIAHVQPPQQAIAHVQPPQQAIAHVQPPQQAIAHVQPPQQAIAHVQPPQQAIAHVQPLQQAIAHVQPPQQAIAHVQPPQQAIAHVQPPQQAIAHVQPPQQAIAPVQPPQQPIAPVQPPALAPAHPPVSTHQTQPPQTQVHIPLQSPTALPIQQIAQIPTSPQQVHMKTLSVSPSITQGTVRPIQAHAQLQPQVPAQIRPQQLQLHHQHQLITVPGLQQQVQVLGTIQTHVAAQLQAQQGGAVPQQIKLQLPIQIQQAGGQVQAHQIQNVVTIQTASVQDHLQRIQQLREQQQKKKQQEAKREQSLQASSPSDIIQKQVVMKQNAVIDNLKQRKTMTPAEREENQRIIVCNQVMKFILDKIDKDEKQAAKKRKKEESVEQKRSKQNATKLSALLFKHKEQLKAEILKKRALLDKELQLEVQEELRRDISRLRKEKEKAQAAASQAAAAAAAAQVASSLSPTMASPSSAHKRRRDDERDSSSAKPKKKKMISTTSKDHKKEVKLYCVCKTPYDEAKFYIGCDLCSNWFHGACVGITEKEAKKMDDYVCNGCKQGQDSQDSEGTTEELYCICRTPYDETQFYIGCDRCQNWYHGRCVGILQSEATHIDEYVCPQCQSTEDAMTVLTPLTDKDYEGLRRILRSLQAHKMAWPFLEPVDPNDAPDYYGVIKEPMDLSTMEDRLQKRYYNKLTEFVADMTKVFDNCRYYNPNDSPFFQCAEVLESFFVQKLKGFKASRSHNNKLQTSTS; encoded by the exons ACTGAAGGCCATCCTGCGTGAGGAAGACACCTCCAACACCACGTTCGGTCCTGCTGACCTCAAGGACAGCGTCAACTCCACCCTCTACTTCATTGATGGTATGACGTGGCCCGAGGTGGTCCGTGCCTACTGCGAGAGCGACCAGGAGTACCACCATGTCCTGCCCTACCAGGAGGTGGAGGACTACCCCTACGGCCCTCTGGACAGTAAGATCAAGGTGCTGCAGTTCTTAGTGGATCAGTTCCTCACCACCAACATCGCCCGCGAGGAGTTGATGTCAGAGGGGGTGGTGCAGTATGATGACCACTGCAGGGTGTGCCACAGGTTGGGGGACCTGTTGTGCTGTGAGACCTGCTCTGCCGTCTACCATCTGGAGTGTGTGAAGCCGCCGCTGGTGGAGGTGCCGGAGGACGAATGGCAGTGTGAGATCTGCGTGGCACACAAGGTGCCCGGGGTCACAGACTGTGTGACAGAGATGCAGAAGAGCAAACCCTACATCCGCCAGGAGCCCATCGGCTACGACCGCCACCGGAGGCAATACTGGTTCCTAAACCGAAGGATAATTGT TGAGGAGGACGGGGAGCATGAGAAGAAGAAGATCTGGTACTACAGCACAAAGGTCCAGCTGGGAGGGCTGATAGAGTGTCTAGACAAGGAGTACTGGGAAAACGACCTGTGTGCTGTCCtcgaggagatgagagaggaggtgcACACTCACATGGACATCACTGAGGACCTCACCAACAAGGCCCGCGGCAACAATAAGGCCTTCCTCACGGCAGCCAACG aTGAGATCCTGGAGCGTGTGCACGGCAGGCAGGAACGGCGAGCAGCGGAGCAGGCAGAGAAGGCCACTACAGACACCACCAAGATAGAGGAAGAGACGCCCACACACTGCTCTCCACTACCAGACCACAGAGAGCTCCAAGACCCCGAGTCTAAGGAGGAGGCAAGCTCACAAGGGAAGACTGGAGTTGCTCTTCTAT atgATAAGCCTGTAGACTCAGAGTCCCATGGAGAGGAGGACCCCTCTGCCCAGTGCCAGCCTACtcccacaccaccacaccctggAGACGAGAACAGCAACAGCAGCCACGTCTCAGCGCCTGGGGTCCTCAGGAGGCCTGAAGAGCCAAACCTCGCTGACAGGTCCTCTCAGTCCTCCATCACCAGCCAGGACGACACGG GTGAAGGCAATGAGATTGGGAATGGTGAGGGTTCAGCGTCTGGATGGACTAACAATCGCATAGTGACTCGTCTGCGTAACCCGGACAGCAAGCTGAGCCAGCAAAAGACCCAGGGAGATGGCAGCCCTACACCCAGGGACAGCAAGGAG ACATCTCCTCCCAGCTCTGAGAGTGAAGTGGCTCGTCTGGGTACTGTGAGGAAAGACTTGTCGGTGAAGGGCATCCTGAACAACTTCTTCAAGCTGGGCCAGGAGGGCAAGTTCCGAGTCTACCACAACCAGTTCAGCACCAACACACTGGGCCTCAACAAGCACCAGCATCGTGAGGACCACGACAAGCGCCGCCACCTGTCCCATAAGTTCAGCCTAACCCCCGCCGGGGATTTCAAGTGGAACGGCTCCATCCACGGCTCCAAGGTGCTGACCATATCCACCCTGCGGCTCACCATCATCCAGCTGGAGACCAATGTCCCCGCCCCCTTCCTGCACCCAAACTGGGCCTCGCACAG GACAAACTGGATTAAAGCGGTGCAGATGTGCAGTAAGGCTCGGGAGTTTGCCTTGGCGCTGGCCATCATGGAGTGTGCCATCAAACCAGTGGTCATGCTGCCTGTCTGGAAAGATGCGCTTGGACACACCAG GCTCCATCGCATGACCTCCATGGAgcgggaggagaaagagaaagggaaaaagagagagaaaaaactggaggatgaggagactatgCAGCAGGCCACCTGGGTGAAGTACACCATCCCCATCAAACACCAG gTGTGGAAGCAGAAGGGGGAGGAGTACAGAGTAACTGGGTACGGGGGCTGGAGCTGGGTCAGTAAGACTCACGTCCATCGCTTTGTTCCCAGGCTACCAGGgaacaccaacgtcaactaccgcAAAGCACTCGAAG CAGCTAAAACTGGCAAAGAAAATGCAACATCCGGCCCGAACAAACAAAAATGTTTGCCCAAAGCACCAACAAGCTCGGAAACCCAGGCAAAAGAAGAGTCTACTCCAATTACTGAAGAAAAAGACAAGGAGGAAACCTCCACCATGGAGTCATCTGGGAGCACTTCACCAGGAGAGGGGCAGACTCtgaaagagaaggaagagaaaaaTATCACAGAGAAGGTGGAGGAGAAGAAAGATGATCAGGTGGAGGAGAAGACTGAGGACAAGATGGATGTTGACCCCAGTCCACCAGACACCTGTCTCAGTGAGGAAGAAG GTATAGTGGACAGCAAATGCCCCCCATCACTGACTGACCCTGCTGTTAAGGAGGAGCCCGGGGAGGAAGAAGAACCTAAGCAGGAGGACTCTGAGGCCAAGCCACCTGTCCGCCCATTCAACTGGGATGTGGTGAACGTCAGCGAGGGCTTCCAGCTCCGTACGGCCTACAAGAAGAAGGTGAAGACGTCCAAGCTCGACGGGCTGCTGGAGCGCAGAGTGAAACAGTTCACCCTGGAGGAGAAGCAGAGGCTAGAGCGCCTCAAACAGCAGTCAGCCCTGGCCAAACACACAGTCTCCAAGGAGAAAGTTAATACAGGGACTCCCACCACCATCAAGGCTTCTACAGCAGACAAGTTAGCAGTGAGCACTAGTCTGAAAGCTGAGGGACAAGCAGACTCAGTAGTTAAAGACACAATTGTTAAAAGGCTTGACTTTGACCAGGAGCAGCCAGTGAAATCCCAGCCCTCAGGAGAGACAGATAATCTGGACGTCAGATTAGGCTCCACCTGTAAACCCCAGGCAGCAGGAGCCACAGGCcccaacctcaacaccacagggTTGGCCAACCATGAGAGCAGCGTTCAGGGCAATGGTGGGGATGCGTTATCTCAAACGGAGCTGAATGGAGGCTCCCAGAAAAGCATAGACCTCAACAACAAAGTCAATTTGACATCTCTAGAACCGGCTTTAGGTGCCCCCAAACCTCCCAGAGCAGAAGTGACGATAGCAGGAGAAAACGGTAGGAAGCATGGTTATGAGGAGACAGAGCAAGGTAATGGACAGAGGGAGATAGAAAGCATGGACGTAAACCAAAGCAAACCACATTTAGTGCAGGTGAACGGGAAAGACGCTGTTGACACCAAGGCTCCTGTAGACTCAAAGATGCACTTAAACCTGGCCAACAAAGTGGACACCAAGGTCATGCTCCAGACGTTAGAGGGTGAGATCAAAACACTGCCAGTGAAGGAGCCTGTAAAATCCATTATGAACGGTACTCTCTCTCAGGACGGGTTAAAGGTCAACAACACTGTGTTAGCCACCAGCCCAGCCTTGGCGGGCGTAGAGAGAAAGGTTGTGGTGTCCGAGCCTGACTATCTGCCACCTCAGAAGGTTGCCAGACTGGAGAATAATGGCGACAGGGTGGTAGACTCCGTCACGTCGTCACTGTTAGGGCCGCCCACTGGTGTTCCCACGGTAAGCAACAGGACCAAGTCTGAGCCAATGGAAATTGGGCAGACGGCATCCAATAAGATCACCCCGTTTCCTATCCCCACTGCAGAGGAGTCCAGCTTGAGTAACAACACCAtagtgaacagtagtagcagtactggGGTGCTGAAGACCATCACCCAAGtcaccacaaccactactaccaccatgtcaacAGAGTCTCGCACGGTGCAGATAGCCGAGGTCTCCAGCAGCACTAAGCCTGCAGTGATGCCTGCTGCAGAGAGCAGTGCTGTGTCCACCCTCACCACCATGACCAAGACCACCGTCACCAGGGTCAGCTCCCCGACCCTCGAGGCCGCTGTCTCCGAGGAAACCAAGACTGTTGTCACTGCAATGTTGACAGATGCCAAATCTGGCCCCTCAGGCTCTTCAGTCACCTCCATGACAGTCAGTAAGGAGTACTCCACCAGAGACCGTGTCCGGCTGCTAAAGTTCTCCCGCTCCAAGAAGACCCGCTCTGGCACGGCCCTCCCCTCCTACCGCAAGTTTGTCACCAAGAGTAGCAAAAAGAGCATCTTTGTACTGCCTAATGATGACCTGAAGAAGCTGGTGAGGAGAGGGGGCATCAGAGAGGTACCCATCTTCAACTACAACGCCAAGCCAGCCCTGGACATCTGGCCCTATCCCTCCCCCAGACCCACCTTTGGAATCACGTGGAG ATACCGTCTCCAGACTGTGAAGTCTCTGGCGGGGGTCAGTCTGATGCTGCGGCTGCTCTGGGCCTGCCTGAGGTGGGATGACATGGCTGTCAAGCCCTCCCCTGCTGTAGGAACCACCCGCACAG AATCCTCGGAGACGGCGATCACCACAACAGAGATCATCAAGCGGCGAGATGTGGGGCCGCACGGCATCCGGTCTGAATACTGCATCAGGAAGATCATCTGCCCAATTGGCGTTACCGAAGCTCCCAAAG AAACTCCCACTCCCCAGAGGAAAGGCCTGCGCTCCAGCGCTCTGAGGCCAAAGAAGCCTGAGCCGGCCAAGCAGACTGGACCAATCGTCTTAGAGACGTGGGTGGCCGAGGAGGAGCTGGAGATCTGGGAGATCAGAGCCTTTTCAGAAAG ggtggagagggagaaggccCAGGCTGCAGACCAGGCTAAGGTTAGTAGAACGCTGAAGACAGCAGAGGAGGCCAAGGCCCAATTGGAGGCTCAGCTAAAGCACCAGAGATTGGCTGCTCAGCAG AAACGGTTGGAGCAACAGAAGCCTGgtgccaccaccacctccacccccaccagcACCCCTACAACCTCAGCCTCTGGCACTCCGGCATCCCTGACCAGCCAGGTCACCCCGGGGACTAAACTGGTCCTGGCCACCAAGCTGGGGACACCTGTCACATTCCAGCAGAACAAGAACTTCCATCAGTCGTTTGCTTCCTGGGTCAAGCAGGGCCAGGGTAGTCCAG CCTCCACCTGCTCACGGGCCACCGTGGCCAACAGCATGGTCACCACCTCTGGGCAAACGTTCCAGATCTCTGCCAGCCCGGTGACCATGGCTGGCCAGGTCATCACCGCCAAGCTATCCATTCCGGCCAACAGCAAGATTGTTACGGTCAACATGCCAACCACACAAGGAG GTATGGTGCAAGTCCAGCAGAATGTCCTGGGCATTATTCCATCCAGTACCCCAGGCAACCAGCGGACCTACTCCTCATTCCAGAACCGCAACGCAACCATCAACATCAGACCCAACACCGCCACCTCAACCACCACTcagccg GTCATTGCCACCGGAGCCCAGATCCGTCCGGGCATGTCGGTGATCCGATCACCCCTGCAGCAGGGCACCACCATGGGCAAAACCATCATCAGAACCCCCTTGATGATGCAACAAGGTATTCTACCAGCCA GCCAGCAGCAGGTGGTGACTCAGATCATCCGGGGCCAACCTGTCTCCACAGCCGTTTCCAGTGCCAGCCCTGTGCAGACCAGCGCAGGCCAGAGGATGCTGGGTGCCGCCCCGTCCCCCCGTCCTGTCACCCCTGCCCCCGGGCAGTCCCCATCACCATCCACTCCCCAAGGCGGCCGACCACAGCAGGGACAGGTCAAACTCACCCTGGCCCAGCTCACCCAGCTAACGCAGGGGGCACAG gGAGGGAACCAGGGTCTCACAGTAGTAatccagggacagggacagaccacAGGCCAGCTGCAGGTTATCCCCCAGGGGGTGACAGTCATCCCAGGCCCTGGGCAGCAGCTCATGCAGGCTGCCATGCCCAACGGCCAGGTGCAGCGCTTCCTCTTCACCCCAGGGGCATCAGCCCCTGCCCCCACCCTCGCCACCACAGCCAGTGCTGCTGTCACACCCGTCACAgccaccacaacaacaccctcAGTGCCAG CACTGTCTCAGCCTCCGGTTCAGACTCCCGCCACCTCTCAAGCACCGGCACAACCAGTCCAGCCTCCTCAACAGGCTATCGCTCATGTCCAGCCTCCCGCCACCTCTCAAGCACCGGCACAACCAGTCCAGCCTCCTCAACAGGCTATCGCTCATGTCCAGCCTCCTCAACAGGCTATCGCTCATGTCCAGCCTCCTCAACAGGCTATCGCTCATGTCCAGCCTCCTCAACAGGCTATCGCTCATGTCCAGCCTCCTCAACAGGCTATCGCTCATGTCCAGCCTCCTCAACAGGCTATCGCTCATGTCCAGCCTCCTCAACAGGCTATCGCTCATGTCCAGCCTCCTCAACAGGCTATCGCTCATGTCCAGCCTCCTCAACAGGCTATCGCTCATGTCCAGCCTCCTCAACAGGCTATTGCTCATGTCCAGCCTCCTCAACAGGCTATCGCTCATGTCCAGCCTCCTCAACAGGCTATCGCTCATGTCCAGCCTCCTCAACAGGCTATCGCTCATGTCCAGCCTCCTCAACAGGCTATCGCTCATGTCCAACCCCTTCAACAGGCTATCGCTCATGTCCAGCCCCCTCAACAGGCTATCGCTCATGTCCAGCCCCCTCAACAGGCTATCGCTCATGTCCAGCCCCCTCAACAGGCTATCGCTCATGTCCAGCCCCCTCAACAGGCTATCGCTCCAGTCCAGCCCCCTCAACAGCCTATCGCTCCAGTCCAGCCCCCTGCCCTCGCTCCTGCCCACCCTCCAGTGTCCACACATCAGACTCAACCTCCTCAGACTCAAGTCCACATCCCCCTCCAGTCTCCCACTGCCTTACCCATCCAGCAGATAGCCCAGATCCCAACCTCTCCACAACAGGTCCatatgaaaactctctcggtctCCCCCTCTATCACCCAGGGCACAGTGAGGCCTATCCAGGCCCATGCTCAACTCCAGCCCCAGGTTCCGGCTCAGATCAGGCCGCAGCAGCTGCagctccaccaccaacaccagcTGATCACAGTGCCGGGGCTGCAGCAGCAGGTCCAGGTGCTGGGCACCATCCAGACCCACGTGGCGGCCCAGCTCCAGGCCCAGCAGGGTGGGGCGGTGCCCCAGCAGATCAAGCTGCAGCTGCCTATCCAGATCCAGCAGGCAGGAGGCCAGGTGCAGGCCCACCAGATCCAGAACGTGGTGACCATCCAGACAGCCAGCGTGCAGGACCACCTGCAGAGGATCCAGCAGCTCAGAGAGCAGCAgcagaagaagaagcagcaggAGGCCAAAAGGGAGCAGAGCCTGCAGGCCTCCAGCCCCAGCGACATCATCCAGAAACAGGTGGTGATgaagcagaatgctgtgatagacAATCTGAAACAGAGGAAGACCATGACTCCAGCAGAGCGGGAGGAGAACCAGAG AATAATCGTCTGCAATCAGGTTATGAAGTTCATCCTGGACAAGATCGACAAGGATGAGAAGCAGGCGGCtaagaagaggaagaaggaggagTCTGTGGAGCAGAAACGCAGCAAGCAGAATGCCACCAAGCTCTCGGCTCTGCTCTTCAAGCACAAAGAGCAGCTCAAGGCTGAGATCCTGAAGAAGAGGGCTCTACTGGACAAGGAGCTGCAGCTGGAGGTTCAG GAGGAGCTGAGGAGGGACATCAGCAGGctgaggaaggagaaggagaaggccCAAGCTGCAGCCTCTCAGGCAGCTGCTGCTGCAGCCGCAGCCCAGGTGgcctcatccctctcccccaccATGGCCTCGCCCTCCTCCGCCCACAAACGCAGGAGGGACGACGAGAGGGACTCGTCCTCCGCCAAgcccaagaagaagaagatgatATCCACTACCTCAAAGGATCACAAGAAGGAAGTGAAgctgtactgtgtctgtaaaacGCCCTATGACGAGGCCAA GTTCTACATTGGGTGCGACCTGTGCTCCAACTGGTTCCACGGTGCGTGTGTGGGCATCACGGAGAAGGAGGCCAAGAAGATGGACGACTACGTCTGTAATGGCTGCAAGCAGGGCCAGGACTCACAGGACTCAGAGGGCACCACGGAGGAGCTGTACTGCATCTGCCGGACGCCATATGATGAAACACA GTTTTACATTGGCTGCGACCGTTGCCAGAACTGGTACCACGGGCGCTGTGTGGGCATTCTGCAGAGTGAGGCCACCCACATAGACGAGTACGTGTGCCCGCAGTGTCAATCCACGGAGGACGCCATGACGGTCCTCACACCGTTAACCGACAAGGACTACGAGGGTTTAAGAAGAATCCTGCGTTCCTTACAG GCTCACAAAATGGCGTGGCCGTTCCTTGAACCAGTAGATCCCAACGATGCTCCTGATTATTATGGCGTTATAAAGGAACCGATGG ACCTCTCCACAATGGAAGACAGATTACAGAAACGGTATTACAACAAGCTCACTGAGTTTGTGGCGGACATGACCAAAGTCTTTGACAACTGCCGCTACTACAACCCCAACGACTCCCCCTTCTTTCAGTGTGCCGAAGTTCTGGAGTCATTCTTTGTACAGAAGCTCAAAGGTTTCAAAGCTAGCAG GTCTCATAACAACAAACTACAGACTTCGACCTCTTAG